The stretch of DNA TTCTGGCCACAATGGAGAGCGGCCAGCATACAAGGAAATACATGAAGAAGATCACGCCGTAGATCCACAGCGTCGCGTTCGGATATTGGAAGCGGTTCGCGTCGATGATCTGCTGGCCCACCTTGATGACCTCGATCACGCCGAGCAACGCCGCCAAGGACGTGGTCTTGACGATGCGGGTGATGAGATTGACGCTGGCAGGCAGCAGGCGGCGCAGGGCCTGGGGAAGGATGACCCTGCTGAAAGTCTGCCAGGAGTTGAGACCGAGCACCTGAGCCGATTCGTACTGCGTGCGAGGAATCGATTCCAGCGCGCCTCGCACCAAGTCGCCGAGCTCGGCCCCGCCCCAAAGCACGAAGACCAGCACGCAGGCACCGGTGGCATCGAGGTTCCAGTTGAAGGCGCGTGCGAAACCGTAGAAGGCGATGAACAGCAATGCCAGCTGGGGCATGATGCGGATGAAATCGAGATAGACGCGCATGATGAACCGCACGATCGGATTGCGCATGGTCATCAGCCAGCCGACAATCAGTCCGACCGGCAGGGAAAGCAGGACGGAAACCCCGGCAATCCAGATCGTGACCCACAGGCCTTGCAGCAGACGCGGGAAGACGCCCGGCTGCAACAGTATCTCAGCGCCGTGCATAGTCGAACCTCCTCTCCAAAACCGTGCCGATGATGGAGATCGGCAGGAGGATAATCAGGTAGGTGACGATCAGCAAAGTCAACGATTCGTAGGTGTTGTAGGTCTGACCCATCAAGTCCTTGGTGACGTACATGACGTCGGCCAGTGCAATGGCCGAGACCACTGAGGATTCCTTGACCAGGAAGATGATATTGGCCACCACTCCCGGAATGGCAGTGGAAAGCGCCTGTGGCACGGTGACGTGGAGAAGCATCTGCGAAGGGCTGAAACCGAGCACTTGCGCCGATTCGCGCTGGACCTGTGGCACGGCTTCGAACCCTCCGCGCAATGCCTCGGCCATATACGACCCGCCGAGGAAGGTGAGTCCGACGATTGCGCAGGTTTCCGCCGACCACGAGACGCCGAGTTTCGGCAGTCCGAAATACAGGAAATACAACTGGACCAGCAACGGTGTATTGCGGGAAAGTTCAATATAGATGCGAATGATCTGCTTCAAAACCGGGACATTCGCCACTTCGATTGCCGAGCAAACCATGCCCAAAATGATGCTGAAGACGATACCGAAGAACGAGATGAAGACGGTCATGTAACCGGCGTTGACGAAGTAGTGGGCGTTATGGGCTATAAAGCTCCAGTCCATGGGTGCCCTCCCGCTTCGTGATGAATACTTACTCGCTACTTGCGCCGCGTCCCATACCTCAACTGAACAATTGAGCGGGACACATTCGCGGCACTTGTTGCCATAGTAGCCGTCAACCGGCCAAAATGCACGCATTGTGCCATATGAAAAACTGATACGGGGCTATCAATGATGACCAACGACGTCTTTTACTGCTGGAAAACGGATTATTGCGGCCGTTAATATCCGGTTTTCCAGCAGCAACGTGAAAAAACTCACGAATGATCGATAGGTACCGGAATTCGACTGTTATACAGATCAGCAGCCCAACTGTCGTGTGAGCATACAGAATACGAGCAACCGCTTATTCGCATACACGTTAATGCTGGTAAACGGCACTAAACAATTCGTAAAAGTCCGTTTACCAGCACTAAGGTTTGGGAAACCGACAAAAATGTCACCGCATACGATTTGGTGCCGGTAAACCGCATATAAGGATAACAAATATGCCCTTTACCAGCACCAAATGAGGTACGCAACGAAACGGAGACGGCTACTTCTTCTTGGTGTACATCTGCGTGTTGAGCAGATTGGCGTAGCGCTTGATGACCGCGGGGCGCTTGACCTTCATTGAGGCGGTCATCAGGCCGTTCTCCTGTGTGAATTCTTCAGGCAGGAGGATGAACTTACGCACGGATTCGGCGCGAGAGACTCCTTCGTTGGCCTTGTCGATCCACTTCTGCACCTCCGCTCGCACCACGGCGTTCTTGCAGGCTTCTTCCATGGGCATGTTTTGGTCCAGACCGGCGGCATCGAGCCAGGAACGCAGCGAGATTTCGTCCAAAGTAACCAGCGCGGAGATGAACGGGCGCTTGTCGCCAAGTACCAGAGCCTGCGAAACGAACGGGCAGCGCTGGATGATCTCCTCGATCGGGCCGGGGGCGACGTTCTTGCCGCCGGCGGTGATGATGAGGTCCTTCTTGCGTCCGGTGATATAGAGGAAACCGTCGTCGCTGATACGGCCGAGATCGCCGGTGGCGTACCAGCCGTCGGGGGTGAAAGCCAGTTCGGTGGCCTCGTCGTTCTTGTGATAACGGTGGAAGACGCAGGTGCCCTTGACCTGAATCTCGCCATCTTCGGCCAAACGAATCGAGAAGCCGGGGTAAGGCACGCCTACGGATCCCTCATGGAACGGCGTTCCCTTAGGATTGAACGCGCAAGGTGCGGTGGTTTCGGTCAGGCCATAGCCTTCGTAGGCGGGCACATTGGCACCGCGGAAGAAGGCGAGCAGCTCCGGGTCGAGGGGAGCGCCGCCGGCGACGAACCATTCGGCCTGCCCGCCAAGGACTTCGCGCAACGATTTGTAGACGATCGGATCGAAGGCGGCGCGGCGTGCGCGCGTGGTGAAGCCGGCCTTGCCGTTTTCGCTTATTTCCTTCTCGTATTCCTGCGCCGCCACAACGGCTGCGGCGAATGCGACGCCCTTTGGCCCGTTTCCGGCTTTCTGGGAGGCGGCGTTGTACACCTTTTCCAATACGCGGGGTACGAGGATGGTGACGATGGGCTTGGAGACCTGCAGGTCGCTGATCAGCGTTTTGATGCCGCCGGCGATGTAGATGCGCAGATCGCTGGCG from Bifidobacterium sp. ESL0800 encodes:
- a CDS encoding amino acid ABC transporter permease translates to MHGAEILLQPGVFPRLLQGLWVTIWIAGVSVLLSLPVGLIVGWLMTMRNPIVRFIMRVYLDFIRIMPQLALLFIAFYGFARAFNWNLDATGACVLVFVLWGGAELGDLVRGALESIPRTQYESAQVLGLNSWQTFSRVILPQALRRLLPASVNLITRIVKTTSLAALLGVIEVIKVGQQIIDANRFQYPNATLWIYGVIFFMYFLVCWPLSIVARRLEKRWAHD
- a CDS encoding amino acid ABC transporter permease — encoded protein: MDWSFIAHNAHYFVNAGYMTVFISFFGIVFSIILGMVCSAIEVANVPVLKQIIRIYIELSRNTPLLVQLYFLYFGLPKLGVSWSAETCAIVGLTFLGGSYMAEALRGGFEAVPQVQRESAQVLGFSPSQMLLHVTVPQALSTAIPGVVANIIFLVKESSVVSAIALADVMYVTKDLMGQTYNTYESLTLLIVTYLIILLPISIIGTVLERRFDYARR
- a CDS encoding long-chain fatty acid--CoA ligase — its product is MSVINSLKKGTLKLSQKAFHLGSGFEHPVNTEDPETPDFNDERHLATVKPVDFSTLPHTHEWGPGYPTKLFVDEKTGLLTVTTAGNPPVDDDMSIYDLYVERAQRMGDDPLYTFKVNNQWVTKTANEFLEDVRAVAKGLMHYGLDKGDGVSFMSHTSYEWDVVDAAVMAVGGVLATIYDTDSAEQIRNIVNNSDSRLLIVETNDMREKADGAVEDCPTLEKIYTLEAGALEELRDYGKSVSDETLDQRIDSIKKTDLCSIVYTSGSTAAPKGVEMTHEHYCTTALNLRDYMPDLLHQKGKSVLLFLPQAHTFARAVNYIVVASDLRIYIAGGIKTLISDLQVSKPIVTILVPRVLEKVYNAASQKAGNGPKGVAFAAAVVAAQEYEKEISENGKAGFTTRARRAAFDPIVYKSLREVLGGQAEWFVAGGAPLDPELLAFFRGANVPAYEGYGLTETTAPCAFNPKGTPFHEGSVGVPYPGFSIRLAEDGEIQVKGTCVFHRYHKNDEATELAFTPDGWYATGDLGRISDDGFLYITGRKKDLIITAGGKNVAPGPIEEIIQRCPFVSQALVLGDKRPFISALVTLDEISLRSWLDAAGLDQNMPMEEACKNAVVRAEVQKWIDKANEGVSRAESVRKFILLPEEFTQENGLMTASMKVKRPAVIKRYANLLNTQMYTKKK